ACCTCGAGGCCCTCGCCAACCGCCCGCCACGCAATGCCTGTGATCTGCGCGCTGATGGTGACGGTGCGGGTCGCCGCATCGTAGCTTGTAATGTCGCCCAGGGTGTCGAATACCCACTGCACTGGGATGAGCACCCGCCCGAACACGCTGACGAGCGGAATCGGGATCGGCCTGCGTTCGCCGTTGACCGTCGCGTAGGGGTCGTCGGGGCGGAGCTGCATCTCATCGCCGGCCGGGCTCACGAGCGTGAGGGTTTGGCCGCGGGGATCCCAGCTCGCGTGGATTCCGAGTGGTTCGGACAACCCCTGATAGGGGGCCATGACGACGGAGTCCTGGAGGATCGCGTCGCCCCGGAGGAACACTGGCTGCCCGTTAGCGATGGCGCGGATCGCCACCGCCTGGGCGCGTGCCGGTGCGGTCGGAAGGGACACGAGGAACGTGGCGGCCAGCACGGCCACCAACGCCCCACAAAGGGCCCGGCGTGCCCGGAGTGCCATGTGCACGGCGATCGATCCTCCCACTGCTGCTGCGACGCATGCGGCGATCCCTGCGATGTCCCGTCCGGCGACCGGAACTTCGGGCCTCTTCCGGCGGCTAGTACGCCCGGCGAGCCGTAATCTCCTGCCTAGGCCCACACCTCGTCGATCGGGCCTTCATCCGCAGCCTTGCCCAGCGGCGGGAGTCCCGCGTTGTCGGTGATGGTCCGGCAGAACCCGTAGTGCGTGTGCCGAACCTGCGAGACACTCCCGCGCCGCACGCCACGCCCCCACCAGGCGGCGAAGACCCGGTTGTTCTCGGTCCCGTCGTCCTCGTCGTAGCAGAAGAACAGGGCCGGGTACCGGCCCGCCGCATCCGGCGTGGCAAACCAGCGTGACCGGCCGAGTAGGTCCAGCAACGCCGTGAGGTTATGGTCGGCCTGCGCGAAGTCCCCGTCGTGGAGATCGTTCGCATCGTTCCAGCCGACGTACACCAGACAGGTAGGGGGAAGGGTATCGAGGTCTCGCCCGAACGTGTCGAACCCGTGGCGCTCGGCCGCGATTGGCGCGTGCAGGTCTCCGAGCGGATTGTGGCGGCGCGCGGCGGTGCCGGCGAGATGGTAGACGTACGTGGGGATGGGCGGTCTCAGCGAGGCGGCGATGCTTGCGACCGACGGGTGGAACGCATCCACGACCTCGCCGTTACCCCACGTTTCTCCCGATACCATCGCCCGGTAGTTGGGACCGGACGGGTGCCCGATCGCGTAGTAGCGTGAGAGGACCGTGCCCTCGCGCGCCACGCGGCGATGGGACGGAAGCGCCGCGACCTCACCGAATGCGCGGTTCTCGAACACCCCGAAGACGAGGCTGCTCCACCACCGGCTCGCTGCGCGCGCGGCCGCGGACCATCCGAGGAACCCGCCGCCCGCCAGAGCCCACGCGAGAAACGTACGGCGGGTGCGTCCTGGCGCGGGCGCGGAACGCCCCTCGGGCCGTGCAGAATGTGACATGAGACCTCCCGGTTCCGAACTCGTCCCTCGAGCCCATCCTACCAAGCGGGTCGTTGCGGAGGGAGCGTGGCGACCGGGATGAGCGGGACGCGTGCGCGCCGATCTTCGCTAGTGGTGCTTGTCGGCCCTGAGCACCCGAAGTGTTCTCGCGAGATACGGGGCGGCTTCCGATGGGCGCTGCTGCTCCAGCAGCAATTCGCCGAGTTCGTTGCAGGCCGCCGCGAGATCGGCGTCCATGCCGAGCGATTCAAACGCGGCGATCGCCTCCTCGTAGTGGCGGATGGCCTCCGCGACCTGCCGTGCGGCCGACCGCAGGCGGGCCCACGCGACTTGAATCCGCGCCGCCTCGGTCTTGTCGCCGAACTTCTTCGTGAGGCGATCCGCCTCGACGAGGGCCGCGTCGGCCTCGGCGAACTCCCGTTTCATGGTGAGGGCTCGTCCCAGTTCCGTAAGCGATCGTGCTCGCCCGGGATCATCTCCGATGCGTCCCTTGATGCGCAGGCTGGTGTTGATGTGAGCGATCGCGTCGTCCACGTTCCCGCGCGCCAGCAGGGTGATGCCGATGCTGTTGTGCGCCCATCCCAGCAACCGCGTATCTTGTAGCACCTCGAAGAGGTGCTCGGCTTTGGTCAGGTGCACGATCGCGGTCTCGTAGTCGCCGCGCTCGCGCTGAGCCACGCCGAGTTGTACATGCACCAACCCGAGTCGATGAAGGTCCTCCGTCGGCTCGACGAGCGCCAGCGCTTGCTCATACCAGCGGGCGGCCTCGACATGATCCCCCAGTTCCATGTACGTATTGCCGAGGTTGTAGAGGAGAATCCCGCCAAGGCTCAGATCCGTGTCGTTCGTCGCTTGGAAGCGCTGGAACCCCTCGGAGAAGTGGCGTCGCGCGTCCTCCAGGCGCCGCTGGAAATACGCGATGATGCCGAGGACGTGGTTGATGCGCACGAGGTGGCGTGAATCGCCGATCGCCACCGCCAACTCCTGTCCGCGCTGCAGGCTCTCCTCCGCGAGATCAAACTGCCGGAGGTGAGCCAATGCCATGGCCAAACCGATGTGGCACTCGGCCTCGACACTCTTGTCCCGACTTTCCTTGCCCAGGCTGAGTGCTTCTTCGAAGTGCTCGGCCGCCCGCGTGTAGTCGCCCTGCTTTATCGCGACCCACGCTGACGCGACTGCGACGCGGACCGCTTTCGTGCTCAGCAGCGTCCCCGGTTCCAGGAAGTAGCCCACGGGTTTTTGGAGGCGCTCGGCGAGCAGGAGCAACGTCTGCAGGGACGGTTTGGCCCGACCCTTTTCAACCAGGCTTATGAATCCCTTCGTGAGGTTCCCACCGCCGAGTTCGGTCTGTGTAAGGCCGAGCTCCTTGCGTCTCCCCCGAATCCGTTCACCCAATGAAGACACCGATGTCGCTCCATTGTCCTCAAAATATAGTTAGTGATACTTGACAAGGCTCTGATGTTTTCTGCCGGGAACACGAATTCCTGCTGTCATCCAACCTCTGAACAAAGTTTCAATTCGCCTCACTCGCAAATCCAACCGCGTCGTACGAGCGTGAAGAGAAAATGGCCGCTCGGCGGTCGGCTCATATCCTCTTCCGTTACGCACAATGTGGTTCACGAAGTGACGACTTGTAAAGCCCCCAATTGCAGCGCGAGTTGCCGGGATCGGATCCAGCTATCTATGACGTCGTCCCCGTGATCTGAGGAACGAGCGGCGGAACGCCGAGGACAGCGCCGGGTCCGTTGTCGTCCCCTTGGGGAACGAGCGGCGGCACGCCCAGAACGGCGCCAGGCCCGTTGTCGTCACCTTGCGGGAGCAGTGCCGGGTTGCTCAAGGTTGCCCCAGCCATCGGCACGGCACCGAATGCGGCAACTTGTGGGAATCCAAATGCAAGCACGAATGCACCTGTGAGCAAGATCGAGAGCATTTTTCTCAAGTTCAACCCCTCCTTCTTTCTGTTTAATCCGCCGAACGGCCGGTTACACAATACTTGATTCGCTGATCACACCCCTTTACTGGAACCATGGTGCGCCGGGCAGGCCGGGCGGGCGGCTCGCCCCGACGCTCGTCGAGCAGGCGCCGCACGCCCGCTCGGGCGCGAGTTCGGGAGCGGGGTCCTCGGCCGGTAGCGCCCGCACGGCGTATCGCTCCCGAGCACGCGACGGTCCCGCGCTATGCCGTTCCTCGGCGTGGCATGGTTGCTACTGTCCGTGGGGATTGGCACGTACTTCGTCGAGGTTCGGGGGCCACCGCGATGCGGGGGCGTCGGGGCTGTTCTTATTCGCGTGGGGATGCTCGCTCGGATGCGACCGGGGTCGCGACCCGGGCCGTGGTTTTTCCGCTTCAGCACGTGGACGATGCTCTGTGCCTACGAGACGCAGCACCAAGGGGTCGGGCGGCGTCGTTGGTGTGCGTGCTGCGGCGTGGGCCTACCGTGCGTTCGGGGAGCTGCCGATCGCACGCGTCGCGGGGTGACCGCGCGAAGATCCGCTACTGCGGCATGCTGTTCAGGAACGCCACGAGACGGCGCGGGGCCGGCGGTGGAGCTTCGCAGAAGGCCGTCCAGGTTTCCGCGAGCCGGCCGATGAGCTCCGGCGGGATCTGCACGGGTGCGACGCCGGCGGCTCCCTCCCACGGGGGGCCTTCCAACCGCAGGCCGATTTGGTCCGCGAAGTCCATGGCCGTGTCGCCGGCCGCCCGCACGGCGGCGCTGTTCTCCATCGGACGCCCCGCGCTGTCTTCGTACACTGCGACGAGCGTCTTCAAGAGGGCGGCCAGCCCGGCGACCGCGCGCAGCGTGACCCACTGCTCCTGGATGCTGGCCTCGGGGTCCCACAGCGTCGGGGGAGCGCCGTTCGGATCAGCCGTCGGGACCGGCCGGACGAGGCGTGTGTCGGCCGCGATCGTCCCGGCCCAGCGCTCGAGCAGCGCGCGAGAGATCGTCGCGGCCTGCAGAACACCGAGGGCCCCGGCGCCCGTGCGGAATGCCCGGTGACAGATCGCGATCGCGGCGTCGGTGACCTTGCTGCCAAGGTCAGGCGGCGCGAGACGAGGTAGCCGCACCTCGCGTTCGAACAACATCTCCGTCATCACGGCGACGCGCTCGCGCGTATCGTATCGGTCGCCGCGGCGTTCCAAGTCCCGTCGCAAGCGCTCTTGGAGGCGCGGCCCTTGCGTATGGAGCAGTTCGATCGCGATGCGCACAGGTGCGAAGACGCAGACGAGCCAGAGAGTGACGACGATAAACAGATGCTGGCCGCCGGCGAAACCCAGCGTGACGAAAGCGCCGACGAGACACACCACGAGCCACGCCCGTCCAAACGTCCGGCGCGGACCCGGCCGGCTCAGGCGCGCCAGGCGGTAGCGCAATGTCACAGACGTACAGTCCGCGCGCGGCGGATCGGGGAAGTTCGACGTGACGGCATCTGTCCTCCCAATGCGGGCGCGAAGGGTTGCGTGCAGATCGACGGCTATACGGTACCCTACTCGCTTCCGCGAAAAAACGGAGTTTCCTGGGCGTGCTGCCGGTGCGAGCCGCGTGTTGCCCTCCCAAACCGATTGGAACGGCGGTGGCGGAAACTCGCGAGGGTGATGCGACGCGCCCGCGGCGCGCGCGCGGGTGCGAGATGTTGTCGCGGAATTCCACCTTTGCTGTGCGAGGCACACGCACGGCAGGTGTCTCTTCGCCTCCGTTGGTCTCAGTGCGTTGATGAGCACACACAACCGTACAGCACAGCGCAGAAGGAGCCCGAGAGAGACACGGGTAGATTTTTCCCGGCTATGTGGTACCATACTCGGTGGCGCAGTGAGGAGGGCAGGGTGCCGACCATCGCGGACACGCGCTTCCAGATGGTTCAGTTGGTCTTTCCCGAGCACACCAACCAGCGTGGCACCCTGTACGGCGGACGGATGATGTCATGGATCGCAACCGCCGGAACGCTCGCCGCGTCTCGCGTGGCGCGCGGAGCCGTCGTGCTTGGCGCGATGGACGATCTGGACTTCCTCACACCAATCCACCTCGGAGAGATCGTGACGATGGATGCACAGGTGGAATCCATCGGCCGGTCATCCCTCGAGGTGGGCGTGACGGTGCATGCGGAGTCGCCTCAGCGGGGCGTGCCGAGGCGGGCGACCTCCTCGCATCTCGCCTTTGTGTCGCTGGATGAGCACGAGCGCCCCCGGCCGGTGGGACGGACGATTACGCCCGGCACCGAGGCGGAGGCGGCGGTATGCGCAGAGGCCGAAGCCCGCAAAGCGGCGCGGCTGACGCGACTTCACGCGCACCGGGGCGGTGAAGATGCGATTCCGGACCTGCGCACGCGGCACGCGGTGACGCTGTCGCGGCTGGTGCGTCCGGAAGACGCCCTCAGCGGAACGCTGATGTTCGCCGGCAAATTGCTCGAGATGCTCGACGAGGTGGCATCGATCACCGCTGCGCGGTACTGCCGCGGCGCGACGGTGACGGCATCGCTCGACACCGTGTACTTCCACAACCCGCTTCGGATCGGTCAGATCGTGGACTTTCGCACGGTGCTTACGCACGTCGCGCGGTCGTCGATGGAGATCGGCGTCCGCGTAGATGCCGAAGACCCGCGATCGGGGGCGCGTCACCACACGTGCACCGCGTTTTTCACGATGGTTCACCTCGACGAGCACGGCCATCCCGCTCCGGTCCCCGCGTTTACCCCGGACGGTCCAGACGAGTGGCGGATGTGGCACGAGGCGGAGGTCCGTATTCGGGCCCGCCGGGCGCGCATCGCGCAACTGCGAGCGTCGGCAGGCGCGAATGCCCGCTAGGATCGTTCAGGTGATGTTGTTCTCGATCGTGCCCTGGGTTGAGTTGCGGCTGGCGATTCCCTACGGGATCACCAAAGGACTGCCGCCCGTGGTCGCCTGTCTCGCCGCAATCACTGCCAGTTGGGTGATGATCATCCCAATGTTCTTGGTGTTGGATCTCTTCTACCATCGGTTTCTGTCTGGGGTGCCGGTCGTGCGGTGGGGGATCGAGGAGGTGCGGAACCGGGGTCGCGGCTACGTGGAACGCTGGGGCGTGCTCGGGGTGGGAATCTATGTGAGCCTGCCTCTGCCGGGCCCGGGCATCTACTCCGGCACAATCCTCGCATGGCTGTTCGGCCTGCCGCGCCGACAGGCGGTGATCGCCCTGGCGCTCGGGAGCACGGTCAGCGCGCTGCTCGTCACGATCATCAGCACGGGTGTGATCGCGCTCATACGGAGGTTTGCCTGACCGGGACGGGCACGAGCCCCCCGGAATCGTCGCAGCGGCGCCGCGCGAGCTTTCGCGGCGGGGAGGGAGGTCGACGGTGGAAACCGTCGGGCATCACTACATCGTCGAGGGGTCGGGCTGCAACCCGGACGTGATCAGCCGGGTCGAGCAGGTGGAGCAAATCATGGTGCAGGCCGCCGAGGTCGCGGACGTGCAAATCTGGGCGATCTCGTTCCATCGGTTTCGTCCCACCGGCGTCAGCGGCGTGGTGGTGATCTCCGAGTCCCACTTGTCGGTGCACACTTGGCCCGAGGCCGGCTACGTTGCGCTCGACATTTTCACGTGCGGCGAGCGTGCGAAGCCCGAACCGGCGGTGCAACACGCGCTGAAGGCGTTCGGCGCCACGAACATGCACATCACGGAAGTGACGCGCGGCCTCGACGAGGGCGACAACGTCTACTTTCACAGTATGATCACGTGGGAGGAGAATTTGCCGGAGAACGTCTTGAACCACAAGCCGCGCCGCCGTCGCCGCGCGGTCGCGCGGCGCAAGAAATCCGTGTCAACGTAAGCGGGCGGCTCAGGCGCCCGCGAGCAGGGAGACCAGCGCCCGGATCAACAACTGGCCCGCGAACTGCAACAGGAGGATGGCGATAATCGGGGAGAGGTCCAAGCCGCCGAGGGGCGGGAGCACTCGCCGCACGGGTTCCAGCACCGGGTCGGTGACGCGCATGACGAAGCGGATGATCGGGTGGCCGTAGTCCGCCGTGGGGATCCACGAGAGGACGGCCCGCACGATGATCAGGAGCGTCAACAACTGGATGACGTCGGAGACCAGTGTGATGAGGAGCATCGCGTGTATTGTAGCACAGCCGGCGGACCTGCGCGTTCCAGCGGCTCCGCGCCGGAGGCGCCGGTGACGGAGCGCCTCTACTACAGCGACGCGTACCTGCGCGCGTTCACTGCGCGCGTTACCGGGGTGATCTCGCCCGGCGACGGCGGCCGCGGCGGCGTCGTGCTCGACCGGACCGCGTTCTACCCGACCTCCGGGGGGCAGCCCCACGATACCGGGACGCTCGGCGGCCACCGGGTGGTGGACGTGGTGGA
This genomic window from bacterium contains:
- a CDS encoding tetratricopeptide repeat protein, whose protein sequence is MSSLGERIRGRRKELGLTQTELGGGNLTKGFISLVEKGRAKPSLQTLLLLAERLQKPVGYFLEPGTLLSTKAVRVAVASAWVAIKQGDYTRAAEHFEEALSLGKESRDKSVEAECHIGLAMALAHLRQFDLAEESLQRGQELAVAIGDSRHLVRINHVLGIIAYFQRRLEDARRHFSEGFQRFQATNDTDLSLGGILLYNLGNTYMELGDHVEAARWYEQALALVEPTEDLHRLGLVHVQLGVAQRERGDYETAIVHLTKAEHLFEVLQDTRLLGWAHNSIGITLLARGNVDDAIAHINTSLRIKGRIGDDPGRARSLTELGRALTMKREFAEADAALVEADRLTKKFGDKTEAARIQVAWARLRSAARQVAEAIRHYEEAIAAFESLGMDADLAAACNELGELLLEQQRPSEAAPYLARTLRVLRADKHH
- a CDS encoding acyl-CoA thioesterase codes for the protein MPTIADTRFQMVQLVFPEHTNQRGTLYGGRMMSWIATAGTLAASRVARGAVVLGAMDDLDFLTPIHLGEIVTMDAQVESIGRSSLEVGVTVHAESPQRGVPRRATSSHLAFVSLDEHERPRPVGRTITPGTEAEAAVCAEAEARKAARLTRLHAHRGGEDAIPDLRTRHAVTLSRLVRPEDALSGTLMFAGKLLEMLDEVASITAARYCRGATVTASLDTVYFHNPLRIGQIVDFRTVLTHVARSSMEIGVRVDAEDPRSGARHHTCTAFFTMVHLDEHGHPAPVPAFTPDGPDEWRMWHEAEVRIRARRARIAQLRASAGANAR
- a CDS encoding small multi-drug export protein, which produces MPARIVQVMLFSIVPWVELRLAIPYGITKGLPPVVACLAAITASWVMIIPMFLVLDLFYHRFLSGVPVVRWGIEEVRNRGRGYVERWGVLGVGIYVSLPLPGPGIYSGTILAWLFGLPRRQAVIALALGSTVSALLVTIISTGVIALIRRFA
- the speD gene encoding adenosylmethionine decarboxylase, whose product is METVGHHYIVEGSGCNPDVISRVEQVEQIMVQAAEVADVQIWAISFHRFRPTGVSGVVVISESHLSVHTWPEAGYVALDIFTCGERAKPEPAVQHALKAFGATNMHITEVTRGLDEGDNVYFHSMITWEENLPENVLNHKPRRRRRAVARRKKSVST
- a CDS encoding YggT family protein, giving the protein MLLITLVSDVIQLLTLLIIVRAVLSWIPTADYGHPIIRFVMRVTDPVLEPVRRVLPPLGGLDLSPIIAILLLQFAGQLLIRALVSLLAGA